In Paludibacter propionicigenes WB4, the genomic window CCGAACCACAAGTTTTCTAACGGATATTGATAGAAATATTTAGATAGTAAAGGAGAAAATATGATCAATAGTACTGAACCAATAGACATTACGAACCAACGAAAATCTATTTTCACTCTCCAATAGTTAATTTCAAACAGTACCATAAATACAGCAAAAAACCAGAAGCAACCGCTACAAGAAATATACAGTATTGGAGTAAGGACAATAGTAGATATCACTCGAAATGTACGGGAATGAATGGTCGTGCAAACAATAACTGCTGCCAATACTATTATTAATAAAATTAATCCGGAAAGCATATAATTTTCGTCACACAGCAAAATCCAATAAGCAATAGAAGGCAAAAATGTTATTGGATAGAACGCGTTATTGCAACCCAACTTCTTTGTAAGCCAGGCAACTTCTCTTTGCAACAAAACCAACAGCACAGCTATAATGAGTGAGCCGGCCCAAGAATAATAAAAAAATTGGACGAAGAAACGTCCTAAATATAGAGCCATTCCACCCGGCTCAGATACTGTTTCAAAAAAATAGCTCGGAGTAAACAGAAACATCTGAAATAATTCATGATATTGAACATGAAAAGGATAGTAGAAATTAAAGAAAATAAAAGCACACACTCCCAATAAGATTGATAGTAGTGTATTTGTTTTTATTATGTGAGTGTTTAATATTTCTTTCATCGTATTATATTTAAGATTCCTAGTTTAACAATGTGCGTAATGAGGCTAAACCTAAGGTTTTGGAAATAAATAAAATAAGGTTAATCGTTCTAGCAAGATGATTTAATTCTGGATATTGTTATCCCGAATTTCGGAAACAGTTGTTGTTCTTATTTGTTGGAGTTACCTGTTAACTTCCGGACAAACGTTCCAACTGTATTATCGCCTTGTTCTTTGAGGAAGCGCTCGTTAAATAACTTCTCGCGTTTAATGATAGCATCCTTTTGAGATAGCCAACGAAGCGAGTCTTTTCCGCTCACCGAGCGTAATCCTGCTGTAACAAAGCTATAAGCAGACATCGATTTTTCTCGTTCTTCTTTCCACAATTGCAGTGCATCATTTTGTGGTGTACCATGAGCAGAACTGACAGAATCAAGAATAGCCTTAGTAGTGCCGGGCTCTGTAACAATCAACAATTCTTGTAATTTTAAGCGTAAAAGTGCTCGTGACCGAATAATAGACATCCGTTCAATATTACCTTCGAAAGTAAAGGAAGCATTTGCAATTTTTACAGAATCAACAGTGTGGGAATTTGCTCCTTCAATGGGGACTAAATAAATCCATTCTCCATCGTACTTTGTTGATGGCACTGAACCCGTAATTTTGAAATCTTTTTTGGGAGAGTTACAACTTATACAACAAGTTATAAGCAGCAATACGTATAGTGTTTTATTTTGCATTATCATTGTAGGTTAATCGTATTACAAATATAGCAAATAGTTTTAGATGTTGTTCCTTATCTCAATATCCCAATACTATATATTTAACAAGAATATAGGGCGAAATTTAGTTTAAATTTCGCCCTATATATAAATTAT contains:
- a CDS encoding DUF4369 domain-containing protein, with product MIMQNKTLYVLLLITCCISCNSPKKDFKITGSVPSTKYDGEWIYLVPIEGANSHTVDSVKIANASFTFEGNIERMSIIRSRALLRLKLQELLIVTEPGTTKAILDSVSSAHGTPQNDALQLWKEEREKSMSAYSFVTAGLRSVSGKDSLRWLSQKDAIIKREKLFNERFLKEQGDNTVGTFVRKLTGNSNK